Proteins from one Stenotrophomonas aracearum genomic window:
- a CDS encoding fimbria/pilus outer membrane usher protein, whose protein sequence is MSGLLLCGCLLATPARGQEATAEEPQDEPEDDDVLVFDADLLRQRGLDPKLGEYLSRGARYTPGKQTVTLMVNQQRIGQAEVTFDEEGRLCLDEALLERAALKLPKATGPGGTVACDDFRKAYPATVVEKDPGKRTVTLLVPGDSRLPGREGVGGYVQGGVGALFNYSVMTTRSDSSSGASTYVAAITEAGFNAGDWILRSRQSYTRSDEKTTFDVTQSYAQRTFARWKTVVQLGELDMLTPVLPGTSITGVQLLPEAALQVGDGPVITGIANSNARVEVRQRDVLLYVTVVEAGRFTLSGLPPLSALTDVDVKVVEADGSEHGFTVPAVALAGLVRPQSGYTVAVGRVRNVELAPGRQPWVASASWSGALGGWGTGSVAAMAAQDYTALGGSGFVGWRFGTSLSPYVLLSHAKDDEGTRRGWHAGLGLQQTLGSQLSLNAGVAMQSREYRELVDVLSATTDDTSRARYREQAHVSLSWSTRWLGSISAGYSRATVFDGRPTSRASLSWGRNFRWATVSLNAERDLAQRDVPDSRNDTVEGDAYRVYLSVSVPLGERRRARTNVQHDRSGERIGLSYTDAPSNTLSYRLGVDRDTFSGRTDTSASAAWLPRYLQTSASYTRSSLGNSSSSVLLSGGVAMHGRGVTVSPYPIQDTFGIVALSDKVSGVEISTPYGPVWTDPWGKAVVAQLTPYTTSMVEVDTASLPRNMLLDNGAISLEAGRGAVAQVDLETRYSRRIQLLPKHPDGSALPRGTTAFRTNDDLVGMVTAGGSLFVYDAVDGETLELHLPDESVCTLTYRLDEDEDENVMMPVATVTCTPGSAEPAS, encoded by the coding sequence ATGAGCGGCCTGCTGCTGTGCGGCTGCCTGCTGGCCACGCCTGCGCGCGGGCAGGAAGCGACGGCCGAAGAACCGCAGGATGAGCCGGAGGACGACGACGTACTTGTGTTCGACGCCGACCTGCTGCGTCAGCGCGGCCTGGACCCAAAGCTGGGCGAGTACCTGAGCCGGGGCGCGCGCTACACCCCCGGCAAGCAGACGGTCACGCTGATGGTCAACCAGCAGCGGATCGGCCAGGCGGAGGTCACCTTCGACGAGGAGGGCAGGCTGTGCCTGGACGAGGCACTGCTGGAACGCGCTGCACTGAAACTGCCGAAGGCCACAGGACCCGGCGGCACAGTGGCCTGCGACGACTTCAGAAAGGCCTATCCGGCGACCGTGGTTGAAAAGGATCCCGGCAAGCGCACGGTGACCCTTCTGGTGCCCGGCGACAGTCGGCTACCCGGGCGTGAAGGCGTGGGCGGCTATGTACAGGGTGGGGTGGGCGCGCTGTTCAACTACAGTGTGATGACCACCCGCAGCGACAGCAGCAGCGGCGCCAGTACCTATGTGGCCGCCATTACCGAGGCCGGTTTCAATGCCGGCGACTGGATCCTGCGCAGCCGCCAGAGCTACACACGGTCGGACGAGAAGACCACGTTCGACGTCACCCAGAGCTACGCGCAACGTACTTTCGCACGCTGGAAGACGGTGGTGCAGCTGGGTGAGCTGGACATGTTGACCCCGGTGCTGCCCGGTACCTCGATCACCGGTGTCCAGCTGCTGCCCGAAGCGGCATTGCAGGTGGGCGACGGCCCGGTGATCACCGGCATCGCCAATTCCAACGCGCGGGTGGAAGTGCGCCAGCGCGACGTGCTGCTGTACGTCACCGTGGTCGAGGCGGGGCGTTTCACCTTGTCCGGACTGCCGCCGCTGTCGGCGCTGACCGATGTGGATGTGAAGGTGGTCGAGGCCGACGGCAGCGAGCATGGTTTCACCGTGCCGGCCGTGGCCCTGGCCGGACTGGTGCGGCCACAGAGCGGCTATACCGTTGCAGTGGGGCGGGTGCGCAACGTGGAACTGGCGCCGGGGCGGCAACCGTGGGTGGCCAGCGCCAGTTGGAGTGGGGCGCTGGGCGGCTGGGGCACCGGGAGCGTGGCGGCGATGGCGGCGCAGGACTACACCGCGCTGGGTGGCAGCGGCTTCGTGGGCTGGCGCTTCGGAACGTCGCTGAGCCCGTACGTGCTGCTCTCACATGCGAAGGATGACGAAGGCACGCGCCGCGGCTGGCATGCGGGGCTCGGGCTGCAGCAGACGCTGGGCAGCCAGCTGTCCTTGAACGCTGGCGTGGCAATGCAGTCGCGCGAGTACCGTGAGCTGGTCGATGTGCTGTCAGCCACCACCGACGACACCAGCCGCGCGCGCTACCGGGAGCAGGCCCATGTGTCCCTGAGCTGGTCCACGCGCTGGCTGGGTTCGATCAGCGCGGGGTACTCGCGCGCTACCGTCTTCGACGGTCGCCCGACCTCGCGCGCATCGTTGTCGTGGGGCCGGAATTTCCGCTGGGCCACGGTGTCGCTCAATGCCGAGCGCGACCTGGCCCAGCGCGACGTACCAGACAGCCGCAACGACACCGTGGAGGGCGATGCCTACCGGGTGTACCTCAGTGTGAGCGTGCCGCTGGGCGAACGCAGACGCGCGCGCACCAACGTGCAGCATGATCGCTCCGGCGAGCGCATCGGGTTGTCCTACACCGACGCGCCCAGCAATACCCTGAGCTATCGGCTGGGGGTGGACCGCGACACGTTCAGCGGCAGGACCGACACCAGTGCCTCGGCGGCGTGGTTGCCGCGCTACCTGCAGACCAGTGCGTCGTACACGCGCTCCAGCCTGGGCAATTCGTCGAGTTCGGTGCTGCTCAGTGGCGGGGTGGCGATGCACGGGCGAGGGGTGACGGTGTCGCCGTACCCGATCCAGGACACGTTCGGGATCGTGGCGCTGAGCGACAAGGTGTCGGGTGTGGAGATCAGTACGCCTTACGGGCCGGTGTGGACCGATCCCTGGGGCAAGGCGGTCGTGGCGCAGTTGACGCCCTATACCACCAGCATGGTGGAGGTGGACACCGCCAGCCTGCCGCGCAACATGCTGTTGGACAACGGCGCGATATCGCTGGAGGCAGGCCGCGGAGCGGTCGCGCAGGTCGACCTGGAGACGCGTTACAGCCGGCGCATCCAGCTGCTGCCAAAGCATCCGGACGGCAGTGCACTGCCGCGCGGCACCACCGCGTTCCGCACCAATGACGACCTGGTGGGCATGGTCACCGCCGGTGGCTCGCTGTTCGTGTACGACGCGGTGGACGGCGAAACACTGGAACTGCACCTGCCTGATGAAAGCGTCTGCACGCTCACCTATCGGCTGGATGAGGACGAGGATGAAAACGTGATGATGCCGGTTGCAACGGTGACCTGTACGCCCGGGTCTGCGGAGCCTGCGTCATGA
- a CDS encoding DUF1120 domain-containing protein → MSTQGLATRILLCAMLLVAWLPAQARIDPLKRCTMTLSPGMIDYGQLTRAQGISRPFVPGQGPGLARGPGLIRPSGMALPAHTLFLNLVCPQPINLTMLFHAPSRDPSTFDLGGAGFYTLRVHDVRVDEQPVDIGLVTVPGEPPSTIAEVLEWVPEHAWVPMRAGMQVPGSRLSAQIDVQAWVTTDLASVRDAQAWEAEGIIDAEDARQFVALGQRAQAMPSACTPRLSPASLDLGTVPRSSLHPDFGTGLPRRTVQLQLNCSGPALLAVKLLDNRAGADAAGWAAGVPDPGRFAITPREGGVAGIYVLSFGAAIADGKLMQVVQGSGERASSWAVHPEGSPLQRFDAQSTVYGFAQPGHAVPAAVDNLSASLQVDVQLAPASTLEDGDEILLDGSVTIEIVYL, encoded by the coding sequence ATGAGTACGCAGGGCCTGGCAACACGCATTCTGCTGTGCGCGATGCTGTTGGTGGCGTGGCTGCCGGCGCAGGCACGGATCGACCCGCTGAAGCGCTGCACGATGACCTTGTCGCCGGGGATGATCGACTACGGGCAGCTTACCCGTGCGCAGGGAATCAGCCGCCCGTTCGTGCCGGGGCAGGGACCGGGCCTGGCGCGCGGGCCTGGGCTGATAAGGCCGAGCGGGATGGCACTGCCGGCGCACACCCTGTTCCTCAACCTGGTGTGCCCGCAACCGATCAACCTGACCATGCTGTTCCATGCGCCGTCGCGCGACCCGTCCACGTTCGACCTGGGCGGCGCGGGGTTTTACACCCTGCGCGTGCACGACGTGCGGGTGGACGAACAGCCGGTGGACATCGGGCTGGTGACGGTACCCGGTGAGCCGCCCAGCACCATTGCCGAGGTGCTGGAATGGGTGCCGGAGCATGCCTGGGTGCCGATGCGCGCGGGCATGCAGGTGCCGGGCAGCCGGTTGTCGGCGCAGATCGACGTGCAGGCCTGGGTGACCACGGACCTGGCGTCGGTGCGAGACGCGCAGGCGTGGGAAGCGGAAGGCATCATCGACGCGGAGGACGCGCGCCAGTTCGTGGCGCTGGGGCAGCGTGCGCAGGCGATGCCCAGTGCCTGCACGCCACGGCTGAGCCCGGCCTCGCTCGACCTGGGCACAGTGCCACGCAGCAGCCTGCACCCGGACTTCGGAACCGGACTGCCACGGCGCACGGTGCAGCTGCAGTTGAACTGCAGCGGGCCGGCGCTGCTGGCGGTGAAGCTGCTGGACAACCGGGCTGGTGCGGACGCCGCCGGATGGGCAGCGGGTGTTCCCGACCCCGGACGCTTTGCGATCACGCCGCGCGAAGGTGGGGTGGCGGGCATCTATGTGCTGTCGTTCGGTGCGGCCATCGCGGACGGCAAGTTGATGCAGGTAGTGCAGGGCAGCGGCGAACGCGCCAGCAGTTGGGCGGTTCACCCGGAAGGTTCGCCGCTGCAGCGCTTCGATGCGCAGTCGACGGTGTATGGCTTTGCCCAGCCCGGGCATGCGGTTCCCGCCGCGGTGGACAACCTGAGCGCATCGCTGCAGGTGGACGTGCAGCTGGCGCCTGCCTCCACGCTGGAGGACGGGGATGAAATCCTGCTGGATGGCTCGGTAACGATCGAGATCGTGTATCTGTGA
- a CDS encoding ArsR/SmtB family transcription factor, with amino-acid sequence MELLDVFKALSNRTRLEILKGLKDPEKHFPPQDEGDVHAVGVCVSSIQEGVGLSQSTVSDYLATLQRAGLVEVRRIGQWTYYKRNETTLRALAEIIGKEL; translated from the coding sequence ATGGAACTGCTCGATGTCTTCAAAGCCCTCTCCAACCGTACCCGCCTTGAGATCCTGAAAGGATTGAAGGACCCGGAAAAACACTTCCCCCCGCAGGACGAGGGCGATGTGCATGCGGTTGGGGTCTGCGTGAGCAGCATCCAGGAAGGGGTCGGTCTGTCGCAGTCGACGGTGTCGGACTACCTGGCAACCCTGCAGCGCGCCGGATTGGTCGAGGTCAGGCGTATCGGGCAGTGGACGTATTACAAGCGCAATGAAACAACCCTGCGGGCTCTTGCCGAGATCATCGGGAAAGAGCTGTGA
- a CDS encoding zinc-dependent alcohol dehydrogenase family protein, which produces MKAVVLTSFGGPEAFELREVPVPVPPAGHVLVRVQATSINPLDYQVRRGDYADLVPLPAITGYDVSGVVEAVGPGVSSFSVGDEVWYTPQIFDGPGSYADYHVVAEAIIGLKPPSLTHLEAASVTLVGGTAWEALTVRAGLRVGESILVHGGAGGVGHVAIQLAKAIGARVYTTARKSQFEFVRSLGADVLIDFENEDYVEVIQRETGGHGVDVVFDTVGGDTLARSADVLAQLGRVVSIVDIAQPQNLIQAWGKNASYHFVFTRQNRGKLDELSALIERGQLRPHVGAVFQLAEIAAAHAFLQRPDNGLLGKVAIAVGPLAEVAGARPADTSERPA; this is translated from the coding sequence ATGAAAGCAGTTGTACTGACGTCGTTTGGTGGGCCGGAAGCGTTCGAACTGAGGGAGGTGCCGGTGCCGGTGCCGCCTGCGGGGCACGTACTGGTCCGGGTGCAGGCCACCTCGATCAACCCGTTGGATTACCAGGTGCGGCGTGGCGACTACGCCGATCTGGTGCCGTTGCCGGCGATCACCGGATACGACGTGTCGGGCGTGGTCGAGGCGGTGGGACCGGGCGTTTCTTCCTTCAGCGTGGGCGACGAGGTCTGGTACACGCCGCAGATCTTCGACGGCCCGGGCAGTTATGCCGATTACCACGTGGTGGCCGAAGCCATCATCGGCTTGAAGCCGCCGTCGTTGACCCATCTGGAAGCGGCGAGCGTGACGCTGGTGGGTGGCACCGCGTGGGAAGCGCTGACGGTGCGCGCGGGGCTGCGGGTGGGCGAGAGCATCCTGGTGCATGGCGGTGCGGGCGGCGTGGGCCATGTGGCGATCCAGCTGGCCAAGGCCATCGGGGCGCGGGTGTACACGACGGCGCGGAAAAGCCAGTTCGAGTTCGTGCGCTCGCTCGGTGCGGACGTGCTGATCGACTTCGAGAACGAGGATTACGTAGAGGTGATCCAGCGCGAGACCGGTGGGCACGGGGTGGATGTGGTGTTCGACACGGTAGGCGGCGACACGCTGGCGCGCAGTGCGGACGTGCTTGCCCAGCTGGGGCGGGTGGTGTCGATCGTGGACATCGCACAACCGCAGAACCTGATCCAGGCGTGGGGAAAGAACGCGAGCTACCACTTTGTGTTCACCCGCCAGAACCGCGGCAAGCTGGACGAACTAAGCGCGTTGATCGAACGCGGCCAGCTGCGCCCGCACGTGGGTGCCGTGTTCCAGCTGGCGGAGATCGCGGCGGCGCATGCGTTCCTGCAGCGGCCGGACAATGGGCTGCTGGGCAAGGTGGCGATTGCCGTGGGACCGCTGGCAGAGGTTGCAGGCGCACGGCCAGCGGACACCAGCGAGCGTCCCGCGTGA
- a CDS encoding antibiotic biosynthesis monooxygenase family protein, whose amino-acid sequence MIHEIAVLPVRPECVDDFRAAFDRVAPLLRRADGYQGHVLGQVVESPQVFTLIVRWRSLHDHTPMFEASEDHRVFMLGLQDLLSGEPTVQHIESTPVI is encoded by the coding sequence GTGATCCACGAGATCGCGGTACTGCCGGTGCGACCCGAGTGCGTGGATGACTTCCGCGCAGCCTTCGATCGCGTTGCGCCCCTGTTGCGCCGGGCCGATGGTTACCAGGGGCATGTGCTGGGGCAGGTCGTTGAATCCCCGCAGGTGTTCACCCTGATCGTACGTTGGCGGTCGTTGCACGATCACACGCCGATGTTCGAGGCCAGCGAAGACCATCGCGTCTTCATGCTTGGGCTGCAGGATCTGTTGTCTGGAGAACCGACGGTACAACACATCGAAAGCACTCCTGTGATTTGA
- a CDS encoding TonB-dependent siderophore receptor yields MNLSPASSRRHLLTLACWLALTPPALAQSATDLDAVRVNAYRATNSTSGATKTSTAIAETPQSIAVIERAELDARGVQSLNDAMRYVAGVSLESSGIDNRVDDFRIRGFDAGSWANNVTLDGMRAPQGSQWNRSMFDSWNLDRVEVLKGPSAVMYGQVAPGGMVNQVSKTPTPDQVQQLRLGVEANGQYSAAFDVGTGTEDNAHLGRLVGLYRDGNTQIKHTAQEHWFLAPSYTWQIAERTRLTLLGMYQKDDGGSTYQFLPMAGTLNPTQYGHMKNSTFIGQPDWNTFDRTLWTAGWMFEHAFNDHLTLTQNARRTHVDSLYRGVVTFGALNADGRTQNRRGVQGTGDSDGDTFDTRLQARFATGAVDHTVLLGWDWQRADWEGVRSAMSNPRPIDIFNPVYSPYSPTITSETPTSGINRQSGIYLQDQLAAGNWRLTLGGRYDWTKDDTLSATRNIATGISQPGPHNVIKNEAFTGRGGLLYVFENGLTPYISYAESFQPATKSPLDSFTQTAFEPVTGAQWEAGVKYQPANVDGLVTLAVYDLRQENMIVDDPVASHRNCGATGTAVCSIQGDEGRVRGIELEGRITPIPGLSLIGAASRMDSDMLRSSAYGGKQLAMVPDLTASFWADYTFQAGALRGLSLAAGARYNGVSYGDSANLYRIPSYTLFDAAIRYDLGQFGSTDVKLALNASNLADKRYVSTCTGVSSCYYGSGRAVMATATFGW; encoded by the coding sequence ATGAATCTCTCCCCCGCATCGTCCCGCCGCCACCTGCTCACCCTCGCCTGCTGGCTGGCGCTCACGCCGCCCGCCCTGGCCCAATCCGCCACCGACCTCGACGCCGTCCGGGTCAACGCCTACCGCGCCACCAACAGCACCAGCGGCGCCACGAAAACCAGCACCGCCATCGCCGAAACCCCGCAGTCCATCGCCGTGATCGAGCGCGCCGAACTGGACGCGCGTGGCGTGCAGTCGCTCAACGACGCCATGCGCTATGTGGCCGGCGTCAGCCTGGAAAGCAGCGGCATCGACAACCGCGTGGACGACTTCCGCATCCGCGGTTTCGACGCCGGCAGCTGGGCCAACAACGTGACGCTCGACGGCATGCGCGCCCCGCAGGGCAGCCAGTGGAACCGCAGCATGTTCGACAGCTGGAACCTGGACCGGGTCGAAGTGCTCAAGGGCCCGTCTGCGGTGATGTACGGCCAGGTCGCCCCCGGCGGCATGGTCAACCAGGTCAGCAAGACGCCTACGCCGGACCAGGTCCAGCAGCTACGCCTCGGCGTGGAAGCCAACGGCCAGTACAGCGCCGCGTTCGATGTGGGTACCGGGACGGAAGACAACGCACACCTGGGCCGCCTGGTCGGGCTGTACCGCGACGGCAACACCCAGATCAAGCACACCGCGCAGGAGCACTGGTTCCTCGCCCCCAGCTACACCTGGCAGATCGCCGAGCGCACCCGCCTTACCCTGCTTGGCATGTACCAGAAGGACGACGGCGGCTCCACCTACCAGTTCCTGCCGATGGCCGGCACGCTCAACCCCACGCAATACGGTCATATGAAGAACAGTACCTTCATCGGCCAGCCGGACTGGAACACGTTCGACCGCACCCTGTGGACCGCAGGCTGGATGTTCGAACACGCCTTCAACGACCACCTCACCCTGACCCAGAACGCGCGCCGCACGCATGTGGACTCGCTGTACCGCGGCGTGGTCACCTTCGGCGCGCTCAACGCCGACGGCCGCACCCAGAACCGTCGCGGCGTACAGGGCACCGGCGACTCGGACGGCGACACCTTCGACACCCGCCTGCAGGCACGTTTCGCCACCGGCGCGGTCGACCACACCGTGCTGCTCGGCTGGGACTGGCAGCGTGCCGACTGGGAAGGCGTGCGCAGTGCGATGAGCAACCCGCGCCCGATCGACATCTTCAACCCCGTGTACTCCCCGTACAGCCCCACCATCACCAGCGAGACCCCGACCAGCGGCATCAACCGCCAGAGCGGCATCTACCTGCAGGACCAGCTCGCGGCCGGCAACTGGCGGCTCACCCTGGGCGGTCGGTATGACTGGACCAAGGACGACACCCTCAGCGCCACCCGCAACATCGCCACCGGCATCTCGCAGCCGGGGCCGCACAACGTGATCAAGAACGAAGCCTTCACCGGTCGCGGTGGACTGCTGTATGTATTCGAGAATGGGCTGACGCCGTACATCAGCTATGCCGAATCGTTCCAGCCTGCCACCAAGTCGCCGCTGGACAGCTTCACGCAGACCGCGTTCGAACCGGTTACCGGCGCGCAGTGGGAAGCAGGTGTGAAGTATCAGCCGGCGAATGTAGACGGCCTGGTCACCCTGGCCGTGTACGACCTGCGCCAGGAAAACATGATCGTCGACGACCCGGTCGCCAGCCATCGTAATTGCGGCGCCACCGGCACTGCCGTGTGCTCGATCCAGGGCGACGAAGGCCGCGTACGCGGTATCGAACTGGAAGGCCGCATTACTCCCATCCCCGGTCTGAGCCTGATCGGTGCGGCGTCGCGGATGGATTCGGATATGCTGCGTTCGAGTGCTTACGGCGGAAAGCAGCTGGCCATGGTCCCGGACCTGACGGCCTCGTTCTGGGCCGACTACACCTTCCAGGCCGGCGCCCTGCGCGGGCTCAGCCTGGCGGCAGGTGCGCGTTACAACGGGGTCAGTTATGGCGACAGCGCGAATCTGTACCGTATTCCTTCGTACACCCTGTTCGATGCCGCGATCCGTTACGACCTTGGCCAGTTCGGCAGCACCGACGTCAAGCTTGCGCTCAACGCCAGCAACCTGGCCGACAAACGCTACGTCTCTACCTGCACAGGTGTGTCGTCCTGCTACTACGGCAGCGGCCGCGCGGTAATGGCCACCGCCACATTTGGTTGGTAA
- the fusA gene encoding elongation factor G has translation MNTQTQTRNLRRNLGIIAHIDAGKTTLTERLLWKTGEIHRVGEVHDGAATTDFSAIERERGITIGAAAVQAHWAPRDEPTHHLTLIDTPGHIDFAIEVERSLRVLDGAVAVFSAVDGVQPQSETVWHQARRHGVPLIAFVNKMDRIGASFERVLAQLQDKLQARPWAIGWPLGAESDFHGWVDLVDRSTVLWDDAGQPTRSAWTPAEHEQWDPRREELVEAVADHDELLAEAWLAGEAVDPASLRAALRRATLAGAGVPVLAGAAFKSKGIETLLDAIVDYLPAPEDRPAVVATAEDGEVSLPPDPNGPLAALLFKITHQHHGALSFVRVYSGTLKVGDALASSQHAQGRRVSRLVRVQADQTHDIKQAVAGDIVAVLGWKDAVSGETLSAPSRPLLLDAIRAQQAVLAWRLTAEKAADLIRIAQGLSSLAQEDPSFRVETEADSGETLVWGMGELHLEVMVERLRTEWNVNVRTGAPRVAYQETLRQSLRGVEGKVVKQTGGQGQYARVVLDVSPREDGEVHFVDRTVGGVIPRGFVAAVEKGVRSALLEGPRGHPVVGIEVALVDGQTHAKDSSDMAFHRAGAEAVKAALVQAGTTLLEPVMEVAIHVPSVNVGDVVGDLNRRSGRVASIEDQGGRAEVVGYAPLAQLSGYTTSLRSLTQGRASSDMRFNGYEEVQAA, from the coding sequence ATGAACACCCAGACCCAGACCCGAAACCTCCGTCGCAACCTCGGCATCATTGCCCACATCGACGCCGGCAAAACCACGCTCACCGAACGCCTGCTGTGGAAAACCGGCGAGATCCATCGCGTCGGCGAAGTCCATGACGGCGCCGCCACCACCGACTTCTCGGCGATCGAGCGCGAACGCGGCATCACCATCGGTGCGGCCGCCGTGCAGGCGCATTGGGCGCCGCGCGACGAACCCACCCACCACCTGACCCTGATCGACACGCCCGGGCACATCGACTTCGCCATCGAAGTGGAACGCTCGTTGCGCGTGCTCGACGGTGCGGTGGCGGTGTTCTCGGCCGTGGACGGCGTGCAGCCGCAGTCGGAGACCGTGTGGCACCAGGCGCGCCGGCATGGCGTGCCGCTGATTGCGTTCGTCAACAAGATGGACCGCATCGGCGCGTCCTTCGAGCGCGTGCTGGCGCAGTTGCAGGACAAACTGCAGGCGCGTCCGTGGGCGATCGGCTGGCCGCTCGGCGCGGAAAGCGATTTCCACGGCTGGGTCGACCTGGTCGACCGCAGCACGGTGCTGTGGGACGACGCCGGCCAGCCGACGCGCAGCGCATGGACGCCCGCCGAACACGAACAGTGGGACCCGCGTCGCGAAGAACTGGTGGAAGCGGTGGCCGACCATGACGAGCTGCTGGCCGAGGCCTGGCTGGCCGGTGAGGCGGTGGACCCAGCGTCGCTGCGTGCGGCGTTGCGCCGGGCCACGCTGGCCGGTGCGGGCGTGCCGGTGCTCGCGGGTGCTGCGTTCAAGAGCAAGGGCATCGAAACCCTGCTCGACGCCATCGTGGACTACCTGCCTGCGCCGGAAGACCGGCCGGCGGTGGTCGCCACCGCGGAGGACGGCGAGGTCAGCCTGCCACCGGACCCGAACGGTCCACTCGCGGCGCTGCTGTTCAAGATCACCCACCAGCACCATGGTGCGTTGAGCTTCGTGCGGGTGTATTCGGGCACGCTGAAGGTGGGCGATGCGTTGGCCAGTTCGCAGCATGCGCAGGGACGGCGGGTCAGCCGGCTGGTGCGGGTGCAGGCCGACCAGACCCACGACATCAAGCAGGCGGTGGCCGGCGACATCGTGGCGGTGCTGGGCTGGAAGGACGCGGTGAGCGGTGAGACGCTCAGCGCGCCGTCGCGCCCGCTGCTGCTCGATGCGATCCGGGCGCAGCAGGCGGTGCTGGCGTGGCGGTTGACCGCGGAAAAGGCGGCCGACCTGATCCGCATCGCGCAGGGCCTTTCGAGCCTGGCCCAGGAGGATCCGTCGTTCCGTGTCGAAACCGAGGCGGACAGCGGTGAAACCCTGGTCTGGGGCATGGGCGAGCTGCACCTGGAGGTGATGGTGGAGCGGCTGCGTACCGAGTGGAACGTCAACGTGCGGACCGGCGCACCGCGCGTGGCCTACCAGGAAACCCTGCGGCAATCGCTGCGTGGGGTGGAAGGCAAGGTGGTCAAGCAGACCGGCGGCCAGGGCCAGTACGCACGGGTGGTGCTGGATGTCAGCCCGCGCGAGGACGGCGAGGTGCACTTCGTCGACCGCACCGTGGGTGGCGTGATTCCACGCGGGTTCGTGGCGGCGGTGGAGAAGGGCGTGCGCAGCGCGCTGCTGGAAGGGCCGCGTGGCCATCCGGTGGTGGGCATCGAGGTGGCGCTGGTCGACGGGCAGACCCATGCCAAGGATTCGTCGGACATGGCCTTCCACCGTGCCGGTGCCGAAGCGGTGAAAGCCGCGCTGGTGCAGGCCGGGACCACGTTGCTGGAGCCGGTGATGGAAGTGGCCATCCACGTGCCGTCGGTGAATGTCGGCGACGTGGTGGGCGACCTCAACCGCCGCAGTGGCCGCGTCGCGTCCATCGAGGACCAGGGCGGCCGGGCGGAAGTGGTGGGCTATGCGCCGCTGGCGCAGTTGTCCGGGTACACCACGTCACTGCGGTCGTTGACCCAGGGCAGGGCATCCAGCGACATGCGCTTCAATGGGTATGAAGAGGTGCAGGCTGCGTAA